From the genome of Aspergillus fumigatus Af293 chromosome 1, whole genome shotgun sequence, one region includes:
- a CDS encoding ribosome biogenesis protein BRX1, translating to MAAVYKTVTKKKPRQIAEDQDEVDVEMEDLLAGADDTSDSDEDEDEHTAESAKKQLAAGFMPKTRVLMLTSRGVTYRHRHLLSDLCALLPHTHKESKLDTKKKTAGYNLLLNSLADLHSCNVIFFLEARKRGQDLYLWLARPPNGPTIKFHVTNLHTMGELNTGFSGNCLKGGRGIVVFDRSFDEQGPVMSSPGNEYRGLIREMLRGVFCVPKRGVKGMKPFIDRVIGVFGVDGKIWIRVYEIRESEGGAKKDEENSKPAPKGKNAEPEISLVEIGPRFVLTPIVILEGSFGGPVIYENKEYVSPNQVRSEIRLSKAARYAKRRDVQTNLISKRSTLGLAEGERKPGPLDNKSLFS from the exons ATGGCTGCCGTTTACAAGACAGTGACTAAGAAGAAGCCTCGGCAAATTGCCGAAGATCAGGATGAGGTAGACGtggagatggaagatctccTCGCTGGAGCCGATGATACAAGCGACagcgacgaagacgaagatgagcatACTGCGGAATCGGCCAAGAAGCAGCTGGCCGCTGGATTCATGCCCAAGACTCGTGTTCTTATGTTGACCTCAAGAGGTGTGACATATCG CCACCGGCACTTGCTCTCCGATCTCTGCGCTTTGCTCCCTCACACGCACAAAGAAAGCAAATTAGATACGAAAAAGAAGACGGCCGGTTACAATCTACTCTTGAACTCCCTCGCAGACCTCCACTCATGCAACGTCATTTTCTTCCTCGAAGCACGTAAGCGCGGTCAAGATTTGTATCTGTGGCTGGCTCGTCCTCCCAATGGACCTACGATCAAGTTTCACGTCACAAACCTGCACACGATGGGCGAATTGAACACTGGATTTAGTGGTAACTGTTTGAAGGGTGGCCGTGGCATTGTCGTTTTCGATCGGTCGTTTGACGAGCAGGGTCCGGTGATGAGCAGCCCAGGAAACGAGTACCGCGGATTGATCAGGGAAATGCTGCGTGGAGTTTTTTGTGTGCCCAAGCGTGGTGTCAAGGGCATGAAGCCTTTTATTGACCGTGTCATCGGTGTCTTCGGTGTGGATGGCAAGATTTGGATTCGCGTCTATGAGATTAGAGAGTCCGAAGGTGGAGCCAAaaaggacgaggagaacaGCAAGCCCGCgcccaagggcaagaatGCTGAACCTGAGATCTCCCTCGTTGAGATTGGACCTCGTTTCGTCCTTACGCCAATTGTCATCCTTGAAGGCAGTTTCGGTGGCCCTGTCATCTACGAGAACAAGGAGTATGTGAGCCCCAACCAGGTCCGTAGTGAGATCCGTTTGAGCAAGGCTGCGCGGTACGCGAAACGTCGGGATGTTCAAACCAATTTGATTTCGAAGCGCTCTACGTTGGGTTTGGCAGAAGGCGAGAGGAAGCCAGGTCCTCTCGACAATAAGAGCCTCTTTTCTTAA